From the bacterium genome, the window ATAAGATGAGGGTTGAGGCAATGAGAAATGGCTCAACACCCATATTTTGAAGCCTTGTTATTGCTCCAACAGAATCATTTGTATGTAAGGTAGAGAATACAAGATGTCCTGTTAGGGCGGCATTTATGGCAACCTCTGCTGTTTCCTTATCCCTTATTTCGCCAACAAATAAAATATCAGGGTCCTGCCTTAAGAATGAGCGAAGGGTTGTTGGAAAATCAAGTCCAATATCAGGTCTTGCCTGTGTTTGATTAAGACCCCTCATTTTATACTCAACAGGATCCTCAACGGTCATAATATTTTTGTCAGGGGAATTGATTGTTCTAAGGGTTGAATAAAGGGTTGTTGTTTTTCCACAGCCTGTTGGTCCTGTTATAAGGATTATGCCATGCGGCTCTTTTATCTTTTTTTCATAGAGAGAAAGCATATCTTTATTAAACCCTAATTTTACAAGGTCAACAGCCATAGATGTTGGGTCAAGGATTCTTGCTACAACCTTTTCTCCATGTGATGTTGGGACAATAGAAACCCTCATATCTGCTTCCCTAGCTTTTAACCTTATAGAGCACCTTCCATCCTGGGGAAGACGCCTCTCTGCAATATTTAGCCCAGAGATTATCTTAAACCTTGAGATAATAGCCCTGCAAAGGCTCTTTGGTGGAGAAAATGCTTCATGAAGGACACCGTCAATCCTATACCTTATCCTTAAATCCTCCTCATATGGCTCAATGTGTATATCAGATGCACCCCTTTCAACAGCTTCAGAGAGTAAATGGTTGACAAGCCTGATTATTCCAACAGCTTCGCCCTCTTCCTTTATCTTTTCAAGGTCAACAGCCTCTTCCTCCCTCAAAACCTCAACAGCTTTAACATCAACATCAGCAAGGATGTCCTCCATTGTCTCTGTTTTTTTATAACATTTGTCTATTGCAGCCTTTATCTTTTCTTCAGAAGAGACAACAGCCCTTATCTTACAGCCTGTAACCTTTCTTATGTCATCAATAGCAAATACATCTAATGGGTCTGCCATAGCAATGGTTAAAACATCATCAGTTAGAGAAATTGGAATTGCCAGGTGCTTTCTAACAATTGGCTCTAATACATCATTCCTTAAGACCTTTCCAAATCTTTCAATCTCTATATTTTCTAGGTCTATATATGCTATACCCATTTGAGAGCCTAGAAAATTAAGGATTGTTTCTTCAGTTGCAAAGCCAAGCCTTGATAGGGTCTTTCCAAGCCTCTCCTTTGTCCTTCTCTGCTCATCAAGGGCTTTCAAAAGTTGCTCTTGTGTTATAATATTTGCCTTAACAAGCATATCACCTAATTTTCTTTTGTCTCTTATGGTCATTTCTTTCTTTGTTTTTCCTTCAATGTTATTAGATATTTAATATCCTCTAAATCCTGCGGCCTTCCTGCAGCCTTCTTCATCTTAATAAGATCATCCAATGAGGAAAAGAATACCATTGTTTCTCCAAAAGGTGCTTCTTTCTTGTTCTTCCAAACTCTCTCAAAGGTTATTCCCTTCACAAATGGATGAATGTCTGTCTCCACCACATATTGCCTTATTAATACCTTTTTATTCAACAAATCTTCTATTGAAACATCAGTAATATCATAGCCAAATTCCTTTAAAGCCTTGAGTGTCCTTTCTGCATTTTGTCTTTCTGGTCTTATAAAGATATCAATATCCAATGTTGTCCTTACATAGCCATATACAGGAAAACAGGTTGCACCTATTATCACAAAATCAACCCTATTTTCTTTTAACAATTTCAAAAGCCCTTCTGTGTCCATTTGCCTCCAAAAGCCTGATTGTCTCATCCCTTTTCTTAAACATTAGCTCAAACCTTTCATTTAGAGTTAAAGAAAAAAGCCACGAAATTTCATACTCTCTTTCTTTCTCTGGATTATCCTTATCCAATTTTAGTATCATTTTTTAAGTCTATCCCATCTATTCCGAATTCCGATTTCTTTTAATGTATATTCCAAGATTATATCTTGTTTCATCATTCTGCTCTCCAATCCCAAGCTTTATATCAAAGAATTTTAATGGCTTCATAATACCAAAAGCAAACCCATTTTTTTCATATTCAGCCAATAAACTAAAATTCTTTATTGGCATATCTATCCCAACAAAATATTGCCCGCAATTAGAGCTTTCTTTCCATAAATGGCCCAAGCCAAGATGGATGTTAAAAAATCTGGATGGAAGGCTTGATATAAACCAAAATCCCCTATCTTTTTGCTTTTCTTTCTTCTCCATATCATAAGACCTATAATACAGAGAAATTCCAAGCCAATCAGTATAGCCTAGCTTTAAGCTAGC encodes:
- a CDS encoding ATPase, T2SS/T4P/T4SS family, which codes for MTIRDKRKLGDMLVKANIITQEQLLKALDEQRRTKERLGKTLSRLGFATEETILNFLGSQMGIAYIDLENIEIERFGKVLRNDVLEPIVRKHLAIPISLTDDVLTIAMADPLDVFAIDDIRKVTGCKIRAVVSSEEKIKAAIDKCYKKTETMEDILADVDVKAVEVLREEEAVDLEKIKEEGEAVGIIRLVNHLLSEAVERGASDIHIEPYEEDLRIRYRIDGVLHEAFSPPKSLCRAIISRFKIISGLNIAERRLPQDGRCSIRLKAREADMRVSIVPTSHGEKVVARILDPTSMAVDLVKLGFNKDMLSLYEKKIKEPHGIILITGPTGCGKTTTLYSTLRTINSPDKNIMTVEDPVEYKMRGLNQTQARPDIGLDFPTTLRSFLRQDPDILFVGEIRDKETAEVAINAALTGHLVFSTLHTNDSVGAITRLQNMGVEPFLIASTLILSVAQRLIRKICLECRIPYKPKESFLKFFDISPDTPLWRGEGCKKCSQIGYKGRIAIYELLDIDHEIQELITEREPASRITELAMEKGLVTLKDAAKEKVLEGITTIEEGIKVVAG
- a CDS encoding nucleotidyltransferase, which translates into the protein MDTEGLLKLLKENRVDFVIIGATCFPVYGYVRTTLDIDIFIRPERQNAERTLKALKEFGYDITDVSIEDLLNKKVLIRQYVVETDIHPFVKGITFERVWKNKKEAPFGETMVFFSSLDDLIKMKKAAGRPQDLEDIKYLITLKEKQRKK